A genome region from Acetonema longum DSM 6540 includes the following:
- a CDS encoding HPr family phosphocarrier protein → MITKELVINNKTGLHARPAALWVQTAGRYQSSIRLVKSEREVDGKSLLALLSLGLSAGSAFRLVVNGPDEAEAADALTALVAELAQEQ, encoded by the coding sequence GTGATTACAAAAGAGTTAGTTATAAACAATAAAACCGGACTGCATGCGCGTCCCGCCGCCCTGTGGGTACAGACAGCCGGTCGTTATCAAAGCAGTATCCGGCTGGTAAAGAGCGAACGTGAAGTAGATGGGAAAAGTCTGCTTGCCCTGCTTTCTCTCGGCTTATCCGCCGGCAGTGCCTTCCGGCTTGTCGTCAACGGTCCCGATGAGGCAGAGGCGGCGGATGCCCTCACCGCCTTAGTCGCTGAATTGGCACAAGAGCAGTAG
- a CDS encoding DNA topoisomerase 3, with protein sequence MRLYIAEKPSMGLELAKCLPGPLQRRDGYITTGGGVVTWGFGHVLRQAEPGEYDAKYEKWRREDLPIIPEDWKLLVVESSAKQFGVMCRLIGEATEIVHAGDPDREGQLLIDEVLDYVKNQKPVRRILLNALDETSIRKAIADLRDNQNFFHLKQSALARARADWLIGMNLSRAYTLAAQQAGHRTTLPIGRVKTPTLALTVRREREIVNFKPADYFTIKADFLHKNGPFTAYWQAGEDQPGLDSEGRLADQAVADKLLADLAAASNPAKVTVCETSQKKDPQRLPVSLSVLQVMAGRRFGCDPQTVLDIAQKLYERKLTTYPRSDCEFLPETQHGDAAAILGNLITSGHSELAAWAAAADSKIKSRAWNDKKITAHHAIIPTTVKCNLASLNEMERNIYCLIAQAYIAQFYPVHAYKQTKVEVVHGDELFTASGRIITDMGWKALYTSDSQDKEEDAAGSSLPAMKKGDAADFVQAAAEKKATKPPVRFTAATLLAAMKEIHKYVKNPEMKKQLKDVAGIGTEATRATIIKELVDRGFLTEEKKKKYLMPADAAYLLVDLLPDEMTYPDSTAVWEDILHRMAAGEEDLAEFLRQQADFTARLCAKAVELVIPLNGEHPCPQCGRGILNLKNGKNGRFWGCSRYPECKASYDDQDGRPRPPDHPCPRCRQGALKLREGRNGKFWGCSRYPACKAAYNDQQGKPALPAQPAQKAATASDRAINQPE encoded by the coding sequence ATGCGTTTATATATTGCAGAAAAACCGAGTATGGGACTGGAGCTTGCCAAGTGTCTGCCTGGTCCCCTGCAGCGCCGGGACGGATATATTACTACCGGCGGCGGGGTGGTGACCTGGGGATTCGGTCATGTGCTGCGTCAGGCTGAACCGGGGGAATATGATGCGAAATATGAAAAGTGGCGGCGGGAAGACCTGCCGATCATCCCGGAGGACTGGAAGCTTCTCGTGGTTGAATCCAGCGCTAAACAGTTCGGTGTGATGTGCCGCTTAATCGGCGAGGCCACGGAAATCGTCCATGCCGGTGACCCGGACCGGGAAGGGCAGCTCTTAATTGATGAAGTGCTGGATTATGTCAAAAATCAAAAACCGGTCCGCCGGATTTTGCTTAATGCCCTGGACGAGACCAGCATTCGCAAAGCCATTGCCGATCTAAGGGACAATCAGAATTTTTTTCATCTGAAGCAATCCGCCTTGGCCAGAGCCAGGGCTGACTGGCTGATCGGCATGAATCTGTCCCGAGCCTACACCTTGGCCGCCCAGCAGGCCGGTCACCGTACCACTCTGCCCATCGGACGGGTCAAGACTCCGACATTGGCTCTGACCGTACGGCGGGAGAGGGAGATCGTCAATTTCAAACCAGCGGACTACTTTACGATAAAAGCGGATTTTCTTCATAAAAACGGACCTTTTACCGCCTATTGGCAGGCAGGGGAGGACCAGCCGGGCCTGGACAGCGAAGGGCGCTTAGCGGATCAGGCTGTTGCCGATAAGCTTCTGGCCGACCTGGCGGCCGCCTCCAATCCGGCTAAGGTCACAGTGTGTGAGACCAGTCAGAAAAAAGATCCCCAGCGCCTGCCCGTGTCCCTGTCCGTATTGCAGGTCATGGCCGGCCGCCGGTTCGGCTGCGATCCTCAGACCGTACTGGACATAGCGCAAAAGTTGTATGAACGGAAACTAACTACCTATCCCCGTTCCGACTGCGAATTTCTGCCGGAAACCCAGCATGGGGATGCAGCTGCTATTCTCGGCAATCTCATAACTTCGGGTCACTCTGAACTGGCCGCCTGGGCGGCAGCCGCCGACTCTAAGATAAAAAGCCGGGCCTGGAACGATAAAAAAATCACTGCCCACCACGCCATTATTCCCACTACGGTAAAATGCAACCTAGCCAGTCTAAATGAAATGGAACGAAATATTTACTGCCTCATTGCCCAGGCCTACATCGCCCAGTTTTACCCAGTCCATGCCTATAAGCAGACCAAGGTGGAGGTCGTTCACGGAGATGAACTCTTTACAGCCAGCGGACGGATTATCACGGACATGGGCTGGAAGGCGCTATATACCTCTGACTCCCAGGACAAAGAGGAGGACGCCGCGGGCTCCTCTCTGCCGGCCATGAAAAAAGGCGATGCCGCCGACTTTGTCCAGGCTGCGGCCGAAAAAAAGGCCACTAAGCCGCCGGTCCGGTTTACGGCAGCGACCTTGCTGGCAGCCATGAAAGAAATCCATAAGTATGTAAAAAATCCGGAAATGAAAAAACAGTTGAAAGACGTGGCCGGCATCGGTACCGAAGCCACCCGGGCCACCATTATCAAAGAACTGGTTGACCGGGGATTTCTGACGGAAGAAAAAAAGAAAAAATACCTGATGCCCGCCGACGCGGCCTATCTGCTGGTGGATTTGCTGCCGGATGAGATGACGTATCCTGATTCCACGGCAGTTTGGGAGGACATTCTTCACCGGATGGCGGCGGGGGAGGAAGACCTGGCGGAATTTTTGCGGCAGCAGGCGGATTTTACCGCCCGGCTTTGCGCCAAAGCCGTGGAACTGGTGATCCCCCTGAATGGAGAACATCCCTGTCCTCAATGCGGCCGGGGCATACTGAATCTGAAAAACGGCAAGAACGGTAGATTCTGGGGCTGCTCCCGCTATCCGGAATGCAAGGCCTCCTATGACGATCAGGACGGCAGACCCCGTCCCCCTGACCATCCTTGCCCCCGCTGCCGACAGGGCGCTTTAAAACTGCGGGAGGGCAGGAACGGCAAGTTTTGGGGCTGCTCCCGATATCCGGCCTGCAAAGCGGCCTATAATGACCAGCAGGGAAAACCCGCCCTGCCGGCGCAGCCGGCACAGAAAGCGGCAACTGCATCCGACCGTGCAATAAATCAACCGGAATAA
- a CDS encoding ABC transporter ATP-binding protein: MRIYVRIAYYIKPYSLAIASALVCTILASAVNLYLPKIIGDVIDEVLATKDVAALNLIAVTVIALIVLQGISMYGQTYLMAYSSQKIIIDIRRDLYQHLQKLSMLFFEKRPIGTIMSYITNDVAALQTALVNNVIDFVNHSVTLVGSVILLLYIDWKLSLLMFISFPLILYTINVSGHKMRIKSRTLQERAADITAFLQETISAVGVIKSFSRESYELERFDFENKRNFQAHMKIVQVMAVITPIINILSTIGITAIIWFGGHEVINGNLTSGALISFLVYVINLPAPVKRLSNVYADIQRALAAAQRIFEVLDIEPEVKDSGGAKELPPVDGYVAFNNVSFEYNPGKPVLANISFEARPGELMAIVGPSGAGKTTVVNLIPRFYNPEDGSICIDGININTVTLQSLRGQIGIVPQETILFGGTIYQNILYGNLEASQAEVIAAAKMANAHNFIMEMPEAYETSIGERGAQLSGGQRQRIAIARAVLKNPRILILDEATSALDTESELLVQQALDRLMTGRTSFVIAHRLSTVQRANLIIVMEKGRIVERGDHEALVKAGGLYSKLYRIQFSQ; encoded by the coding sequence TTGAGAATATATGTCCGCATTGCGTATTATATAAAGCCATACAGTTTAGCGATCGCAAGCGCCCTGGTTTGTACGATTTTGGCCTCAGCGGTTAATCTTTATTTGCCGAAAATTATCGGGGATGTAATTGATGAGGTCTTGGCGACAAAAGATGTTGCTGCGCTTAATTTAATTGCGGTCACTGTCATTGCCTTAATCGTGCTGCAAGGTATCTCCATGTATGGACAGACTTATCTAATGGCTTATTCCAGTCAAAAAATTATTATCGATATCCGCAGAGATTTGTATCAACACCTGCAAAAGTTATCGATGTTATTTTTTGAAAAGCGCCCTATAGGCACAATTATGAGCTATATTACGAATGATGTGGCTGCTTTGCAAACAGCGTTAGTTAATAATGTCATTGATTTTGTGAATCACTCCGTAACCTTGGTCGGGTCGGTTATATTGCTGCTCTATATTGATTGGAAACTTTCTCTGTTGATGTTTATCAGCTTTCCGCTCATTTTATATACTATCAATGTATCCGGTCATAAAATGCGAATAAAGAGCCGGACTTTACAGGAGCGCGCTGCCGATATAACCGCATTTCTTCAGGAAACGATCTCAGCGGTTGGGGTTATTAAATCATTTTCCCGCGAGAGCTACGAATTAGAGCGCTTTGATTTCGAAAACAAGCGGAACTTCCAGGCGCACATGAAGATTGTTCAAGTCATGGCTGTTATTACGCCTATTATCAATATACTTTCGACCATTGGCATTACAGCGATCATCTGGTTCGGGGGACATGAAGTGATAAACGGTAATTTAACCTCCGGCGCCCTTATATCCTTTCTTGTATATGTGATTAATCTACCCGCTCCTGTCAAACGCCTAAGTAATGTATACGCAGATATCCAACGGGCATTAGCGGCAGCGCAGCGAATATTTGAAGTACTGGATATAGAGCCGGAAGTCAAAGATTCAGGGGGGGCTAAAGAGTTACCGCCCGTAGACGGCTATGTAGCCTTTAACAATGTTTCATTCGAGTACAACCCGGGGAAGCCGGTTTTAGCGAATATTTCTTTCGAAGCTAGACCGGGAGAGCTAATGGCTATAGTTGGGCCCAGCGGCGCAGGAAAAACCACAGTAGTAAATCTGATCCCCAGGTTCTATAACCCTGAAGATGGTTCGATTTGCATTGACGGCATCAATATCAATACAGTTACATTGCAGTCCCTTCGCGGGCAAATTGGCATTGTGCCGCAGGAAACGATTCTGTTTGGCGGTACAATCTATCAAAATATTTTGTACGGAAATTTAGAGGCTTCTCAAGCGGAAGTAATCGCTGCGGCAAAGATGGCAAATGCACACAACTTTATTATGGAAATGCCTGAAGCATATGAAACTTCGATTGGAGAACGCGGAGCTCAACTGTCTGGCGGACAGCGGCAGCGCATCGCAATAGCCAGAGCAGTTTTAAAGAATCCGCGGATACTAATCCTTGATGAAGCCACTTCGGCTTTGGATACCGAGAGTGAGTTGCTGGTACAGCAAGCACTTGACCGATTAATGACCGGACGAACCTCTTTTGTTATTGCGCACCGCTTGTCAACTGTACAGCGGGCTAATCTAATTATTGTAATGGAAAAAGGCAGGATCGTGGAACGCGGTGATCACGAAGCATTAGTGAAAGCCGGTGGATTGTATAGTAAGTTATACAGGATTCAATTCAGTCAATAA
- a CDS encoding nitroreductase family protein, which translates to MEYLDAIRGRRSCRNFKNQPIEKDKIHIMLEAAIYAPSPANRQPWEFIVANNPIYNMRLKETSEKTKEKLAERSGWKWLPTFNIDFLLQVPTLIVVVGDPSRNGAEQFLDVPSPGYVEACSASIQNMLLAAHAQGLGTLWFTLFEKADARKIFSISEDKDPISIICVGYPVHTGNAPARKGIEEKVKFID; encoded by the coding sequence TTGGAATATCTTGATGCGATACGAGGCAGAAGAAGCTGCCGCAATTTTAAAAATCAACCGATTGAGAAAGACAAGATTCATATCATGTTAGAGGCGGCGATCTATGCACCTTCTCCTGCTAATAGGCAGCCGTGGGAATTCATTGTTGCAAATAACCCCATATACAATATGCGGTTAAAAGAAACCTCAGAGAAAACAAAAGAAAAACTGGCCGAGAGAAGCGGCTGGAAGTGGCTTCCGACCTTCAATATCGATTTTCTGTTGCAGGTTCCGACACTTATCGTAGTGGTTGGCGATCCCAGCCGTAATGGCGCTGAACAATTTTTGGATGTACCAAGTCCGGGATATGTGGAGGCCTGCAGCGCCTCAATCCAAAATATGCTGCTGGCAGCTCATGCTCAAGGACTGGGCACACTTTGGTTCACTTTATTCGAGAAAGCTGACGCTAGAAAGATTTTTAGCATTAGTGAGGATAAAGATCCTATCAGTATCATTTGTGTTGGTTATCCTGTACATACGGGGAATGCTCCTGCTCGCAAGGGAATTGAAGAAAAAGTTAAATTTATCGATTAA
- a CDS encoding zinc-binding dehydrogenase → MKTRAVRLYGKKDLRLEDFELPAIREDEILVQVISDSICMSSYKAAILGPDHKRVPNDVDKNPVIIGHEMAGNIVQVGAKWQQQFQPGEKFALQPALNYKGSMDSPGYSYRYCGGAATYAILPQEVMELGCLLKYSGDSYFEASLAEPMSCIIGAFHASYHTDMGSYEHKMGIVADGKLAILAGAGPMGLGAIDYALHGDRRPGLIVVTDMDPARLARAQALFPPEETKKAGIDLHFVNTGNIKDPVKYLRDLAGGAGFDDVHVYAPVRALVEQADQILGRDGCLNFFAGPTDTAFSGPINYYNVHYNSAHVMGTTGGNTSDMIESLRLTEKKRIRPAVMVTHIGGLNSAAEATLKLPELPGGKKLIYTGIDMELTAIDDFAVKKEKNPHFARLAEICQQHKGLWNAEAEKYLLEHWQ, encoded by the coding sequence ATGAAAACGCGAGCAGTCAGACTGTACGGAAAAAAAGATCTTCGGCTGGAAGACTTCGAACTGCCGGCGATCAGGGAAGATGAAATCTTAGTTCAGGTCATTTCCGACAGCATCTGCATGTCCAGTTACAAGGCCGCCATTCTCGGCCCCGATCATAAGCGCGTCCCCAACGATGTCGACAAGAACCCGGTAATCATCGGCCATGAAATGGCCGGCAATATTGTTCAGGTTGGCGCCAAATGGCAGCAGCAGTTTCAGCCGGGAGAAAAGTTCGCCCTGCAGCCTGCTTTAAACTACAAGGGAAGTATGGACTCGCCGGGATATTCCTATCGGTATTGCGGCGGAGCGGCCACATACGCCATTTTGCCCCAGGAAGTGATGGAGCTGGGCTGCCTGTTAAAATACAGCGGAGATTCGTATTTTGAAGCATCCCTGGCCGAACCGATGTCCTGCATCATAGGCGCCTTCCACGCCAGTTATCACACAGATATGGGCTCCTACGAACACAAGATGGGAATCGTTGCCGACGGCAAGCTCGCCATTCTGGCCGGTGCCGGGCCCATGGGACTGGGCGCCATTGATTATGCCCTCCATGGTGATCGCCGGCCGGGGTTGATCGTGGTTACCGATATGGATCCGGCCAGACTGGCGAGAGCTCAGGCCCTCTTCCCGCCTGAAGAAACGAAAAAAGCCGGCATTGACTTGCACTTTGTCAATACCGGTAATATCAAGGATCCAGTGAAATATCTGCGGGATCTGGCCGGCGGCGCCGGCTTTGATGACGTTCATGTATATGCGCCGGTACGGGCGCTGGTAGAACAGGCTGATCAGATTTTAGGCCGGGACGGCTGCCTGAACTTCTTCGCCGGTCCGACTGATACTGCCTTTTCCGGTCCGATCAACTATTACAACGTACATTACAATTCAGCCCATGTCATGGGCACCACCGGCGGCAACACCAGCGATATGATTGAATCCCTGCGACTGACCGAGAAGAAACGGATCCGCCCGGCCGTGATGGTCACTCATATCGGCGGACTAAACAGCGCGGCTGAAGCCACTTTGAAACTGCCGGAACTGCCGGGCGGGAAAAAATTGATTTATACAGGCATTGACATGGAATTAACAGCCATTGATGACTTTGCCGTCAAAAAAGAAAAAAATCCCCATTTTGCCCGGCTGGCAGAAATTTGCCAGCAGCATAAAGGCTTATGGAACGCAGAGGCGGAAAAATATTTGCTGGAACACTGGCAGTGA
- the pfkB gene encoding 1-phosphofructokinase produces the protein MSDSGQQKIVTITLNPALDHTVHIPQFQAGALNRVEQQRIDPGGKGINVAKVARALGCPVTATGFLGQDNSKVFREYFQQQGIHDCFVEVAGAARMNIKIVDGLSGQVTEINFPGLASNEGDLARLTEVIRQLAGERQWFVFSGSLPPGVPDTVYHRFIPLLKQQGVKVMLDSSGPALREGIKAMPDVIKPNLDELRQLTGKSLIQEAEIQNAVDDLLAGGIRQVIVTLGSQGAIVADKSQMLRVWPPAVVAKSTVGAGDALVAGFVVGQTRGLSLADCARLGTAAATASVVQPGTQAGSLQEVDRLLAAVQISDAG, from the coding sequence GTGAGTGATAGCGGACAGCAGAAAATTGTCACAATTACCTTGAATCCGGCACTGGATCATACCGTGCATATCCCGCAATTTCAGGCGGGAGCGCTCAACCGGGTCGAGCAGCAGCGGATTGATCCGGGCGGTAAAGGGATTAACGTGGCCAAAGTGGCCAGGGCACTGGGCTGCCCGGTGACGGCAACCGGCTTTCTGGGGCAGGATAACAGCAAAGTGTTTCGCGAATATTTTCAGCAGCAAGGAATCCATGATTGTTTTGTCGAGGTTGCCGGCGCCGCCAGGATGAATATTAAGATTGTAGACGGCTTAAGCGGTCAGGTAACGGAAATCAACTTTCCCGGCCTTGCAAGCAATGAAGGGGATTTGGCAAGGCTGACCGAAGTAATCAGGCAGCTGGCCGGCGAACGGCAGTGGTTTGTTTTCTCGGGCAGTTTGCCGCCGGGGGTGCCGGATACCGTTTACCACCGCTTCATCCCGCTGCTAAAACAGCAGGGAGTCAAGGTGATGCTCGACAGCAGCGGACCGGCTCTCCGGGAGGGAATCAAGGCCATGCCTGATGTCATAAAACCGAATCTGGATGAGCTGCGCCAATTAACCGGGAAATCCTTGATCCAGGAAGCTGAGATTCAAAATGCCGTCGATGACCTGCTGGCCGGCGGCATCAGACAAGTCATCGTCACTTTGGGTTCTCAGGGGGCGATTGTTGCCGACAAAAGCCAAATGCTCCGGGTCTGGCCGCCAGCCGTCGTGGCCAAAAGTACGGTAGGCGCCGGTGATGCTCTGGTTGCAGGATTTGTCGTCGGCCAAACCCGGGGACTGTCATTGGCCGACTGCGCTCGTCTGGGAACGGCTGCCGCCACCGCTTCGGTGGTTCAGCCCGGTACTCAGGCGGGTTCCCTGCAGGAAGTCGACCGATTGTTGGCTGCGGTTCAGATCAGCGACGCCGGTTGA
- a CDS encoding DeoR/GlpR family DNA-binding transcription regulator, which yields MFAAERKMEILQLVNTGNPVTVTSLSQRFGISESTVRRDLQELEDSGLIQRTHGGAISVQTGFEMSFQEKEVRLLTEKRQIAMLAADLVQDGETILLDSGTTTLEIARLLRNKKITVATNSMDIAQVFGDEAGVEILLLGGTLRKNTRSLVGGLTNDALRRMCFDKVFLAANAIDAEFGITTPNLTEAETKQYMLHAGKEKFLAADHSKFGQKSLCRVCGLEDLDLLITDTGLTEADAKQLGALVELRTETIGGGRVTACE from the coding sequence ATGTTTGCGGCAGAACGAAAAATGGAAATCCTGCAGCTTGTCAATACCGGCAACCCCGTAACGGTGACCAGTTTAAGCCAGCGTTTCGGCATCTCGGAATCCACGGTCCGCCGGGATTTGCAGGAATTAGAGGATAGCGGCCTGATCCAGCGGACCCACGGTGGGGCAATCTCGGTCCAGACTGGTTTTGAAATGAGTTTTCAGGAAAAGGAAGTTCGGCTTTTAACGGAAAAACGTCAGATTGCGATGCTGGCGGCTGATTTAGTGCAGGATGGCGAGACCATCCTGCTCGATTCAGGAACGACTACCCTGGAAATTGCCCGGTTATTGCGCAACAAAAAGATCACTGTCGCCACGAACAGTATGGACATCGCCCAGGTGTTTGGCGACGAAGCAGGCGTTGAGATCTTGCTGCTGGGCGGGACGCTGCGCAAAAATACCCGATCTCTGGTGGGGGGTCTCACCAATGATGCGTTGCGCCGAATGTGCTTTGATAAAGTGTTTTTGGCAGCCAACGCTATTGATGCTGAGTTTGGAATAACCACCCCCAATCTGACTGAGGCTGAGACAAAACAATATATGCTTCATGCCGGTAAAGAAAAATTTTTAGCAGCCGACCATTCCAAGTTTGGGCAAAAAAGCTTATGCCGGGTTTGCGGTCTCGAGGATCTGGATTTACTGATTACCGATACCGGGCTTACTGAGGCGGACGCAAAGCAGCTTGGCGCATTGGTCGAATTACGGACGGAAACGATTGGCGGCGGGAGGGTGACCGCTTGTGAGTGA
- a CDS encoding ABC-F family ATP-binding cassette domain-containing protein — protein MNLIAIENLAKSYGVRTLFDEVTFGIEAGDRIGLIGVNGAGKSTFLRIIAGLEPADSGKITMGSGVRVEYLPQDPEFDPQAAVLEQVFKGVSPVMQVLREYEQALAQAQARPQDTERQQDLIRLSQQMDVQDAWQLESEAKIILTQLGITDFAARVGELSGGQRKRIALAGALIHPSDLLILDEPTNHIDTDTVAWLEQYLQKRKGALLMITHDRYFLDRVATRTIELDKGKLYTYSGNYSLFLEKKAEREELAEAGERKRQNLLRNELAWIRRGAQARSTKQKARIDRFEQLSARKPDVENGKLEITAAASRLGKKIIELEHVHKSFGSYICIRDFSYIVLKDDRVGIVGPNGRGKSTLLNLIAGKLTPDQGAIEVGQTVKIGCFSQENTEMDSDQRVIDYIKEEASILTTSDGGTLTAAQLLERFLFPSQLQWMPIAKLSGGEKRRLYLLRVLMSAPNVLLLDEPTNDLDIQTLTILEDYLDGFPGAVIAVSHDRFFLDRLSDKIFAFEGDGMIRQYTGNYSEYQAIFSLQSASDTASKAKPVEAKKTPASHKEQERPRKFSFKEQREYEQIDGVIAGVEQQLKEVAARIEAADTNYAALQELLTTQKALEQRLNELIDRWTYLNELAEIIKS, from the coding sequence ATGAATCTAATAGCAATCGAAAACCTGGCCAAAAGCTACGGCGTCCGGACTCTGTTTGACGAAGTCACCTTCGGCATTGAGGCCGGGGATCGCATCGGACTGATTGGCGTCAACGGCGCCGGCAAATCCACCTTTCTGAGGATCATTGCCGGACTGGAACCGGCTGACAGCGGCAAGATCACCATGGGCAGCGGCGTCCGGGTAGAATATCTGCCCCAGGACCCGGAGTTTGATCCTCAGGCTGCCGTGTTGGAGCAGGTGTTTAAAGGCGTCTCGCCGGTGATGCAGGTGCTGCGGGAATATGAACAAGCCTTGGCCCAGGCTCAGGCCCGTCCCCAGGACACAGAACGGCAGCAGGACCTGATCCGGCTGAGCCAGCAAATGGACGTCCAGGATGCCTGGCAGCTGGAGAGCGAGGCTAAAATCATTCTGACCCAGCTGGGCATTACCGATTTTGCCGCCAGAGTAGGGGAGCTTTCCGGCGGGCAAAGAAAACGAATTGCCCTGGCCGGCGCCCTTATTCATCCCTCCGACCTGCTCATTCTGGACGAACCTACCAATCATATCGACACTGACACCGTGGCCTGGCTGGAGCAGTATCTGCAAAAACGCAAGGGCGCCCTCCTGATGATCACCCATGACCGCTACTTTCTGGATCGGGTGGCCACCCGGACCATTGAACTGGATAAAGGCAAACTGTATACCTACAGCGGCAACTACAGTCTGTTCCTGGAAAAGAAGGCCGAACGGGAAGAACTGGCCGAAGCCGGCGAACGCAAACGGCAAAACCTGCTGCGTAATGAACTGGCCTGGATCCGGCGGGGGGCTCAGGCGCGCAGCACCAAGCAAAAAGCCCGAATTGACCGGTTCGAACAGTTAAGCGCCCGGAAACCGGATGTTGAGAACGGCAAATTGGAAATCACAGCCGCTGCCAGCCGGCTGGGGAAAAAGATTATCGAACTGGAGCATGTGCATAAAAGTTTCGGCTCATATATCTGTATCCGCGATTTTAGCTACATTGTCCTGAAAGACGACCGGGTCGGCATCGTCGGGCCCAACGGCAGAGGTAAATCCACTCTGCTGAATCTCATCGCCGGTAAACTTACCCCTGATCAAGGTGCGATAGAGGTGGGCCAGACCGTGAAGATCGGCTGCTTTTCTCAGGAAAACACTGAAATGGACTCAGACCAGAGGGTCATCGACTACATAAAAGAAGAAGCCTCTATCCTGACCACATCTGACGGCGGCACTCTGACCGCCGCGCAGCTGCTGGAACGATTCCTGTTCCCGTCTCAGCTGCAATGGATGCCCATCGCCAAATTATCCGGCGGGGAGAAACGCCGCCTGTATCTGCTGCGGGTTCTGATGAGTGCCCCCAATGTGCTCTTGCTGGATGAACCCACCAATGACCTGGACATCCAAACCCTGACCATTCTGGAAGACTACCTGGACGGTTTCCCCGGAGCAGTTATCGCCGTTTCCCACGACCGGTTCTTTCTCGACAGGCTGTCGGATAAAATCTTCGCCTTTGAAGGCGACGGCATGATCCGGCAGTACACCGGCAATTACTCCGAATACCAGGCAATCTTCAGTCTGCAGTCAGCATCCGATACCGCCTCTAAGGCCAAACCGGTGGAAGCGAAAAAAACGCCGGCATCCCATAAAGAACAGGAGCGGCCTCGCAAATTTTCTTTTAAAGAACAGAGAGAATATGAACAAATTGACGGAGTCATCGCCGGCGTAGAACAGCAGCTAAAAGAAGTCGCCGCCCGGATTGAGGCTGCCGACACGAACTATGCAGCCTTGCAGGAACTACTGACAACACAAAAGGCCCTGGAGCAAAGGCTGAATGAACTAATTGACCGCTGGACCTATCTAAATGAACTGGCTGAGATCATCAAAAGCTAA
- a CDS encoding arsenate reductase family protein, with translation MNIQIFGLKKCQDTRKAERYFKERALPYQFIDLTVRGLSKGELNKVGAAVSMDNLIDKNSKEYAKRNLKYIIHDPVEMLLAHPLLLKTPIVRNGAKATVGYCPEIWKDWD, from the coding sequence ATGAACATCCAAATCTTCGGTCTGAAAAAATGCCAGGATACGCGCAAAGCTGAACGTTACTTTAAAGAACGGGCGCTTCCCTATCAGTTTATTGACTTGACGGTACGGGGCCTCAGCAAGGGCGAACTGAACAAAGTCGGGGCAGCTGTGAGCATGGACAATCTCATAGACAAAAACAGCAAGGAATATGCCAAGCGCAATTTAAAATATATTATACATGATCCGGTAGAGATGCTTTTAGCTCATCCGTTGCTGCTTAAGACCCCTATCGTGCGTAACGGAGCTAAAGCCACAGTCGGTTACTGTCCGGAGATATGGAAAGACTGGGATTAG